From Palaemon carinicauda isolate YSFRI2023 chromosome 29, ASM3689809v2, whole genome shotgun sequence, one genomic window encodes:
- the LOC137622324 gene encoding uncharacterized protein, producing the protein MIQKLMLFLGFALLTMAMGAVLHEDHRYPEYILSADTPCIANGSFRHPSNCSWFYKCESKTAEGYFQKQFFECAPGTVFDEALDICLPKSADGQSCASSGLQETSECKKLPFPPAGYCYPGAKCQGSRNAGGLCHYRVACTEQSVVVYCDMNVIVEGGAQCTNDSNAICTRFGKGILRF; encoded by the exons ATGATTCAAAAGTTGATGCTGTTTCTTGGATTCGCTCTGCTAACAATGGCGATGGGTGCTGTGTTGCACGAAG atcaCCGTTATCCTGAATACATTCTTTCTGCGGACACACCATGCATAGCCAATGGCAGCTTTAGACATCCTAGCAATTGCTCCTGGTTCTACAA GTGTGAAAGCAAGACAGCGGAGGGTTACTTTCAAAAGCAGTTCTTCGAGTGTGCCCCTGGCACCGTCTTCGACGAAGCCCTTGACATCTGCTTGCCCAAATCGGCTGACGGACAATCTTGTGCGAGTAGTGGCCTTCAGGAGACCTCTGAGTGCAAGAAACTCCCATTTCCTCCGGCAGGGTACTGTTACCCAGGCGCGAAATGCCAAGGTAGCAGGAATGCG GGTGGACTATGTCATTATCGAGTAGCCTGCACGGAGCAGTCAGTCGTGGTTTACTGCGACATGAATGTCATTGTGGAGGGAGGCGCTCAGTGCACTAACGATT CCAATGCCATTTGCACACGCTTCGGGAAGGGCATCTTAAGATTTTGA